The DNA segment TTTCCTCCATGGGTTCAAATTCTTTATTTAAATGAAAGGCCCTATTGATGGGATAGCATCCTTCAGCCTGTACTGAAATTATTTTAGGTATTTTAGATATAAATCCAACTTCATAAAGATCCTTAAAGCCCTTCCAGACACCTGCAACTGTACATCCATCACCAACTGAAACAGCTACCCAGTCTGGCATCTCCCAGTTTAACTGCTCGGCAATTTCTAAAGAAACCGTTTTCTTACCTTCCACAAGGTAGGGATTTATTGCTGCATTTCTATTGTACCAGCCAAACTTTTCTATGGCATGGGCCGAGAGTTCAAAGGTCTCCTGATAACTGCCCTGGACACTAATAACTATTGCTCCAAATATTTTTAGCTGGGCAACCTTGCCTTGAGGTGCTCTCCCGGGAACAAAAATTACACTTTTTAAGCCAGCTGCCGCTGCATTTCCTGCTAATGATGACGCAGCGTTACCTGTTGATGAACAAGCAACAGTATCATATCCCTCCTCTAAGGCTTTGGCTACAGCTATGGCCGAAGGCCTATCCTTTAAGCTTGCAGTTGGATTTAACCCATCATCCTTTAAGTATAAATTGGCAAGCCCAAACTGCTGACCCAATCTATCAACACGATATAGAGGAGTCCAGCCTACCCTTAGGGGCGGTTTAGGACCATCAGGCTGTACAGGCAAGAAATCCATGTATCTCCACATGCTGTTGACCTTGCTTTCAGAAAGAATTTTCTTATTGATACGACTGGCAATATATTCATAGTCATAAACCACATCCAGGATACCTTTAGGTCCACATTCCTTACATGTGTATATTCCTGGTTCTACAGAAAATGTTTTATTACACTTAACACAACGGAGATGTTTTACATTTTTCATATCCGCTAACCTACTTTCAATGTTTAATGATACTTAAATTATAGCACAATTTTTTATTAAATGTTAATAATCTTAGCCTGCCTATTAAGTTATATTTAACACAAGATCTAAATTTTAAATATTAAAATAGGGGGAAATTTCTTACCCCCTATTTAATATTTAGATACCGTTAAATAGACTGCTTATAATTTTAGCGGCCATTCATTGTCATTACCATGACAGCCTTTGAAGTGTGAAGTCTATTTTCAGCTGCATCAAACACCACTGAATGAGGTCCGTCTATTACTGAATCTACTACTTCATTTCCCCTGTCAGCAGGCAGTGCATGGAGATAGATTACATCGTCCTTAGCCATGGCCATTTTTTCTTCAGTACAAATCCAGCTCCTATTAGCTTCTAATAGATCATCAACTACAACATCACTCTGGTTAGTTACCCAGCTGCCCCAGTTCTTGGGTATTACAATGTCTGCATCCTTGTAAGCTTCGGCTTCGCTGTTAATAACTGTTACTGAACCACCATGCTTTCTAGCATTCTCTTTGGCCTGATCAATAACCCAATCAGGAAGTGGATATCCTTCAGGATGGGCCAGGCAAACATCCATTCCGTATCTTGGGAAAAGAAGAACCTGGGATAGTGGTACAGAAATTGGCTTCTTATGGCTCTTGGCATATGCCCAGATAATTGATACCTTAAGTCTCTTTAGATTCTTTTTCTTCTCCTGCATTGTCATCAGGTCAGCAATGGCCTGTAGTGGATGATATAAATCACACTGCATATTGATAATGGGTACTCTTGAGTATTCTGCCATTTCCCTTAGGTATTTGTTGCCAATTTCCCAGAAGCAATTTCTGCAGGCAATTGCATCGCCATAGCTCGAAAGGATAATAGCTGTGTCCTTGGCTACCTCTCCGTGGGAGATCTGCATGGTGCTTGTATCTAGATAGTTGGCATGGCCACCAAGCTGTGCAAATCCCGCTTCCATTGAATTTCTTGTTCTTGTTGATTGCTCAAAAAACATTAAAAACATGGTCTTATACTGAAGATAGGGTGTTGGGATGCCCATTGCAAATTTTTTCTTCATGTCATAAGAAACATCTAATAGGGTATCTATCTCTTCCTTTGTCCACTCCTGTAATGTTATAAAATGCTTGCCTCTGAATTGTGATTTCATTGTTTAATATCCTCCTTATGTTGATTATATTTTTTATTTATTATCTACTAGGTTTTTTGTACTCTCTGGCATCTTATCAGCGTATTTGTTCACATAGATTGCAGGAATTACTGCATACATTGCTGCAGCTTTAACCAATTCACTCTTCCATGTTTTTTCATTGGGTGCATGAGCTTCCTTCTCTGCACCTGGACCAAATCCTATACAGGGTATTCCAAATCTTCCCATGATTGATACTGCATTTGTAGAAAATGTCCATTTGTCAACCAGGGGCTGACTGTTAAACAAGCCTTGATAGCTTTCAACTAATGTCTTAGTAGCTGGGTGATCCTCTTCTATGAGCCAGGTTGGGAAGTATGATTTTGTTGGATATACCAGCCCGGTATATGATTTTCTTTCATAGTCATACATATCTACTTCAGCATTGGCCTCCTTTACAGCAGGCAGATTTTTTATCTGCTGCAGTGCATATTCATAGGTTTCCCCTGCGGTAAGTCTTCTATCAACAGAGATGGTACATCCATCTGCAACGGCACACCTTGAGGGAGAGCTGAAGAATATTTCTGAAACCGTAAGGGTACCCTTTCCTAAAAAATCATGGTCCATTAGGTTTTCATTTAGTGCTCTTAGTTCAGTTAATATGGGAGCCATCTTGTAGATTGCATTATCGCCCCTGTCTGGAGCAGACCCATGGCAGCTAAGGCCCTTGGTGCTTACCTTTATCTCCATTCTACCCCTTTGCCCCCTGTAGATATTAAGGGAGGTGGGTTCAGTTATTACCACAAATTCAGGAACTACTTTGCCTTCATTAATAATATACTGCCAGCAGAGTCCATCACAGTCCTCTTCCTGAACTGTTCCGGTTACAACTAATGTATAGTCGCCTTCAAGTCCTAGATCCTTGATGATTTTTCCTGCATAGACCATGGAAGCCATTCCGCCTAACTGGTCTGAAGCCCCTCTTCCTATAATTACCTCATCATCCTCATAGCCTTCATAGGGGTCATAATCCCAGTTTTTTATTTCGCCAACACCAACGGTATCAATATGGGCATCCATGGCAATGAGATGCTTTCCGTGGCCTATGTACCCTAAAATGTTTCCCATTGGGTCTATATCAACCTTATCAAACCCTACTTTATCCATTTCTTCCTTGATACGCTTGATAACTAACTCCTCATTACAGCTTTCACCTGGTATTGCTATTAGGTCCCTTAAAAATCTAGACATTTCAGGCTTATACTCATTAGCCTTTTCTAATATCTTTTGAAAATCCAAGTTCATCTGCTTCAAACCTCCTGCTTTTAGTTTATTTTTTATATTATTTACTCCTTACCAGCTTAAATTGATATTTATCACCTCTAAAATATTGATATCCATAGTTTATAGGGATACCATTCTCATCATACATGACTCCTTCAAGATAAATCATAGGGGTATTTCCTCTTACCTCAAGTAAACGTGACACTTTTGATGGAGGCAAAACAGCATTAACTGTAGAAATATATTTGTTAGGCTTATATTTGGTATACTTATTAAGGAATTCATCCAAGGACTCACATTTATACCTTAGCTTAAGGAAATCCTTATCATTGTTAACCAAAAAGCCTGGGATTATGTCAAAGCAGTATATTACAGGCTCACCATCTGATAATCTAAGGCTTTCAATTTCATAGCATATATCTCCAAAGTTTAAGTTAAACACGTTGGCCATTTCTTCATCCAGTGTGGTTTCATGAATAGATAAAACTTTATCTTCTGCCAAATGCCCTGATTGACGTATAGAGTTGGTTAAGCTTTCTAGCCTTTCTATGCCAGCCACTACCTTGGAAGGGCTCTGACTGACATAGGCTCCTCTTCCATGCTTCCTTGAGATTACACCCATATTTTCTAAGTGAGTTAATGCTTCTCTTAGCGTACCCCTGCTGACTCCCAAAATTTTGGAGAGTTCAGGCTCGGAAGTTAGTTTTTCTCCAGGCTTAAAAACGCCTTCATCAATTCTTGCTTTAATTTCATCAGCTACGTCTACATATAGGGGTCGTCTCATAAATATCCTCCACTGTTAGTATTAGTGACACCTAGGGTGCTTAAATTAATCAATTGACTAATTGCCAGATTGTCTAACAATTTATATAAATATTCTATTCTCTATTTCTTTAAAAATTCCTGCATATTGAAGATAAAAAAATAACTTTTTTAAAAGGGTCAGGCTTGACAAATTGACAAAAATTAAAGAAACTGCGATTTAAACGGTAATTAAATCGCAGTTTAATCCATTATTATAGTCAATATTATAGAAGTAGTCATTTTGAAGCTTATGAGTTTTAGGTTTATGCGTTTCGTCCTGTATCTTCTGGAAGGATAATATTTAAAAACAATGAAACTAATGCTGCTATAACAATCCCTGAACCAGCAAATATCAGCTTAATAGACTCCGGGAAATACTGAAGTGCATTTGGGACCGATCCTAACCCTAGACCCAGTCCTAGAGCAACAGCAACTATAAGCAAATTTCTACGGTTTAACGGCGTCTTGGTAATTAATACAATACCAGATGTGGCTATCATGGCAAACATTATTATAGCTGCTCCACCCAATACGCTTTGTGGCATTACCGCTATTAAAGCACCCAGCTTGGGAAATAGTGCAGCTGCTATTAGGAATAATGCACCAATAGTTACAACATAACGGCTCATAACTCCTGTGAAGGATACGATACCTACATTCTGGCTGTATGAGGTGTTTGGAAGTGCATTAAATATTGCGGCAAAACTACTTGATAAACCATCAGCTATTATACCACCGGATAATTCCTTATCAGTAGCCTCTCTGCCGGCGCCACCTGCAGTTATACCGGAAATATCCCCTACCGTCTCAACAGTTGTAACAATAAACATGATTAACATGGCTGCAATTGCAGCCCAGTGGAAGGTCATGCCATATTGGAGAGGTGTTGGTATGGAAAACCAGGCTGCTTCTGCTACAGGTGCAAAATTCACTTTGCCCATTGGGATAGCTACTATATAGCCAACAACAATGCCAATTAGAATTGCTGCCATACTTATAAAACCTTTAAAAAACTGGTTGCAGAAAATAACCACAACTAGTACAAGGAAGCCTAAAAATAAATTAGAAAAGGACCCAAAATCCTCAGCACCTACGCCACCAGCAAAGTAATTTACTCCTGTTGGCATTAACGACAAGCCAATTGTTAATAAAACTGTACCTGTTACTACTGGAACAAAATACTTTCGTAATGTTTTTAAGAAGAAGCCTAAAACGGACTGGAATAAGCCCCCTATAAATGCTGCACCAAGGATTCCAGATAGGCCAAACTGACCTCCAATAGCTATAGAAGTAGGAACAAAACCGAAACTGGTACCCATTACAATGGGCAGATTGGCACCCACAGGACCAATTCTGTTAGCCTGGATGAGGGTTGTTATACCCGCTACAAGCATAGCACATTGAATCAAAAATGCCCTTTCACCTACAGTAAGTCCAAGTACACCAGCAATAATGATGGGTACTGTTACGTTACCGGCAAACATTGCTAAAACATGCTGCAGACCAAGTGGAACAGCTTCTTTTAGTGGTGGCTTATCATCCACATCATAAACAGCTTTCACAGTAGTTGGGCAACCTACCATTGTTTCCTTATCCATTTTCATTCCTCCTCGTTTTTTAATAGCAGCTAATCTTTGGACACAAATAAATCGCATCCGTCTAACAAGCTATTTTTCTACCAGCAATATTATGCCACCAAGTTGTTAGTGGCATTCCAGCAGTGGCATTCTGCCGGATTGATAGATTGTCAGACAATTCGTGATTATTATTATTCTCTTTTAATTTAAAAACTCCTTCTAAAAAAATCTAAAAGTACTAGTTATTTTCTGGTAATAACTGCTAATGATTTTAAATTTTTAAAAATTCCTTATATGGAGATTAGTAAATAAAGAGTCCCTCCTGCTGAAAAGCAATGAGGGAAAAATCTGCAATAACATCCTCTAATAGTTTTAAATCCAGGATAATTATATTGCACTTTGTTTTTTTCGAAAATGGCAGTTTTTCAATCTATGTTTATCCTTGGGTTCATTATCCTTATTTATAATACTTATACTGTTCTTCTCTTCTTAAAACCCTTAGGGCACCTAGAGCAAGGGCTTCCATCTCAAACTCTCCCGGATATACCATGACTGGAGCAATAAAACTTATCCTTTTCATAATATTTTCAATAAATAATTCAGAATGTGCTAACCCACCGGTTAAAGCAATTGCATCAATTTCACCATTTAGCACTACCGCACAACTGCCTATTTCCTTAGCCACTTGATATGCCATGGCTTCAAAAATTAGTTGGGCATAAGTGTCACCTTCATTAATCATTTCCTGTACTAATTTTAAATTGTTTGTTCTCAGATAGCTTACTAATCCGCCTTTTCCAACAGTTAAACCAATTACTTCTTTTTCAGTAAGGCCACTATTAAAACATAGCTCTACTAAACTACAAGTTGGTAAACTGCCAGCCCTCTCCGGAGAAAAAGGACCATCACCATCAAGGGCATTATTTACATCAATAACCTGGCCATTATAATGAGCACCTATGGAAATACCACCGCCCATATGAGCAACAATCAGACTGCATTTCTCATATTTCATTCCTATTTCAGAGGCAACCTTACGTGCTACGGCCTTTTGATTTAGTGCATGGAAAATACTTCTGCGTTCTATACCATAAAGACCGCTAACTTTTGCTATGGGATTCATCTCATCAACTACAATAGGGTCAACTATAAATGAGTAAATGTTATTTTCATCGGCGATGCTTTTTGCAATAAGAGCCCCTAGATTGGATGCATGTTCCTTTTCTGCATTTCTGAGTTCACTGCACATTTTCTCGTCTACCAAGTAAGTTCCCCCGCTTATAGGTTTTAGTACTCCACCCCTTGCCACAATGCAGTTTAATAAATTGGGGTTGACCTGTGTTTTCTCTAAAAACCTGTTTACGGCATCCTTCCTGTAGTCCAACTGCTCATTGATGGAATTAAATCTTTGAAGTTCAGAGATTTCATGTGATGAAGTCTCTTCAAATATCATTTTTTCTCCTGAGAATATTGCTAGTTTTGTTGATGTAGATCCAGGGTTTATTACTAGAATAAGTTCGTCATAATCATTAATCATATCTACCTCCATGTTGACTGCTTAAATTAAATTTTACTATACATTTATATCTGCAGTTACATAATTTTACTATGTAAATCCTTATGGGGAGAAGGTATAACTAATTTATCTGCCAGAAGCCCACTTTTTAGTACAGCATTACTGCCGGCTTCAACTGCCGAAGTAACAGCCCCAACATCCCCTGTCATGGTAATCAAAGCCTTTCCACCCATGCCGCGGGCTAGCCTTATCTCAATAAGCTCTATCTGGGCAGCTTTAATCGCTGTATCGCCAGCTATTATAGCTGATACTACAGAATAGGTTTCTATTATCCCCAGGGCCTTTATGCTTTTTACTGTTGAGGTTCCGCTAATTGCCGGAAATACTCCCTCATGTATATTGGGTATAATGTGTTTGTCAAGCAGGCTGCTCGTGCATATGTTAACTGCACTATCTAGCGAGCTTTTCACAGCCCCAACATCTCCTGCAACGATTATTATAAATTTACCTGGGCAAACAGAAGTAGCCTCAAGGATCTGTACGTTACTTGCCTTAAGCATTTTATCTGCCGCCTGATAACCTTGAGTAATATTATTCAACTCTAGCAAGCCTATGGCTCTTCCCATTAATATCATCAACCTTCTACTCTTTTTATTGTTATAGCAGTTGAAGAAACTTCCTCAACCATCCCACTTATGCTGGCATGGATATTAGCCCCTAAAGTGTTTTCAG comes from the Desulfitibacter alkalitolerans DSM 16504 genome and includes:
- the buk gene encoding butyrate kinase; this translates as MINDYDELILVINPGSTSTKLAIFSGEKMIFEETSSHEISELQRFNSINEQLDYRKDAVNRFLEKTQVNPNLLNCIVARGGVLKPISGGTYLVDEKMCSELRNAEKEHASNLGALIAKSIADENNIYSFIVDPIVVDEMNPIAKVSGLYGIERRSIFHALNQKAVARKVASEIGMKYEKCSLIVAHMGGGISIGAHYNGQVIDVNNALDGDGPFSPERAGSLPTCSLVELCFNSGLTEKEVIGLTVGKGGLVSYLRTNNLKLVQEMINEGDTYAQLIFEAMAYQVAKEIGSCAVVLNGEIDAIALTGGLAHSELFIENIMKRISFIAPVMVYPGEFEMEALALGALRVLRREEQYKYYK
- a CDS encoding BMC domain-containing protein, coding for MGRAIGLLELNNITQGYQAADKMLKASNVQILEATSVCPGKFIIIVAGDVGAVKSSLDSAVNICTSSLLDKHIIPNIHEGVFPAISGTSTVKSIKALGIIETYSVVSAIIAGDTAIKAAQIELIEIRLARGMGGKALITMTGDVGAVTSAVEAGSNAVLKSGLLADKLVIPSPHKDLHSKIM
- a CDS encoding YgeY family selenium metabolism-linked hydrolase; translation: MNLDFQKILEKANEYKPEMSRFLRDLIAIPGESCNEELVIKRIKEEMDKVGFDKVDIDPMGNILGYIGHGKHLIAMDAHIDTVGVGEIKNWDYDPYEGYEDDEVIIGRGASDQLGGMASMVYAGKIIKDLGLEGDYTLVVTGTVQEEDCDGLCWQYIINEGKVVPEFVVITEPTSLNIYRGQRGRMEIKVSTKGLSCHGSAPDRGDNAIYKMAPILTELRALNENLMDHDFLGKGTLTVSEIFFSSPSRCAVADGCTISVDRRLTAGETYEYALQQIKNLPAVKEANAEVDMYDYERKSYTGLVYPTKSYFPTWLIEEDHPATKTLVESYQGLFNSQPLVDKWTFSTNAVSIMGRFGIPCIGFGPGAEKEAHAPNEKTWKSELVKAAAMYAVIPAIYVNKYADKMPESTKNLVDNK
- a CDS encoding GntR family transcriptional regulator, producing the protein MRRPLYVDVADEIKARIDEGVFKPGEKLTSEPELSKILGVSRGTLREALTHLENMGVISRKHGRGAYVSQSPSKVVAGIERLESLTNSIRQSGHLAEDKVLSIHETTLDEEMANVFNLNFGDICYEIESLRLSDGEPVIYCFDIIPGFLVNNDKDFLKLRYKCESLDEFLNKYTKYKPNKYISTVNAVLPPSKVSRLLEVRGNTPMIYLEGVMYDENGIPINYGYQYFRGDKYQFKLVRSK
- a CDS encoding threonine synthase; amino-acid sequence: MKNVKHLRCVKCNKTFSVEPGIYTCKECGPKGILDVVYDYEYIASRINKKILSESKVNSMWRYMDFLPVQPDGPKPPLRVGWTPLYRVDRLGQQFGLANLYLKDDGLNPTASLKDRPSAIAVAKALEEGYDTVACSSTGNAASSLAGNAAAAGLKSVIFVPGRAPQGKVAQLKIFGAIVISVQGSYQETFELSAHAIEKFGWYNRNAAINPYLVEGKKTVSLEIAEQLNWEMPDWVAVSVGDGCTVAGVWKGFKDLYEVGFISKIPKIISVQAEGCYPINRAFHLNKEFEPMEENTIADSIAVGVPRNPDKALCAIRETKGIAVNVSDEEILEAMRNIGNYAGVFGEPAGVTAFAGIKKAVAEGLVDPKETIVCCITGNGLKDVANGIRAAGEPIKISPSLEELEKVLEKI
- a CDS encoding uracil-xanthine permease family protein; this encodes MDKETMVGCPTTVKAVYDVDDKPPLKEAVPLGLQHVLAMFAGNVTVPIIIAGVLGLTVGERAFLIQCAMLVAGITTLIQANRIGPVGANLPIVMGTSFGFVPTSIAIGGQFGLSGILGAAFIGGLFQSVLGFFLKTLRKYFVPVVTGTVLLTIGLSLMPTGVNYFAGGVGAEDFGSFSNLFLGFLVLVVVIFCNQFFKGFISMAAILIGIVVGYIVAIPMGKVNFAPVAEAAWFSIPTPLQYGMTFHWAAIAAMLIMFIVTTVETVGDISGITAGGAGREATDKELSGGIIADGLSSSFAAIFNALPNTSYSQNVGIVSFTGVMSRYVVTIGALFLIAAALFPKLGALIAVMPQSVLGGAAIIMFAMIATSGIVLITKTPLNRRNLLIVAVALGLGLGLGSVPNALQYFPESIKLIFAGSGIVIAALVSLFLNIILPEDTGRNA
- a CDS encoding ornithine carbamoyltransferase, with translation MKSQFRGKHFITLQEWTKEEIDTLLDVSYDMKKKFAMGIPTPYLQYKTMFLMFFEQSTRTRNSMEAGFAQLGGHANYLDTSTMQISHGEVAKDTAIILSSYGDAIACRNCFWEIGNKYLREMAEYSRVPIINMQCDLYHPLQAIADLMTMQEKKKNLKRLKVSIIWAYAKSHKKPISVPLSQVLLFPRYGMDVCLAHPEGYPLPDWVIDQAKENARKHGGSVTVINSEAEAYKDADIVIPKNWGSWVTNQSDVVVDDLLEANRSWICTEEKMAMAKDDVIYLHALPADRGNEVVDSVIDGPHSVVFDAAENRLHTSKAVMVMTMNGR